The genomic region TTGATAGTAATGGGGTCGAGAAACGGCGCCAGGGGCGCTCGAAGTATGGGGCCAAGCGACCAAAAGGCGGTCAGGAAGCCGCGAGGGGTCGCCACTAACTGTCAGGCCGAAGAGGCTGGTGGTTGAAATAGAGTAAGCCGCCGATGTCGCGCGAAGAGTGCGTTCGGCAAGCCGATACCGGCTGCAAGGGCGGTTGGTACAGAAGATGTAGCCAGGTCGGCGATCAACACACGGTCAGTGCTGCTGCGCTGGCAGAGTCGGGTGTCCTCCGCTGCTCAAAGCGTTTCGTGTACCGATACGGAGCAAAGTGGAAAGGCGCTTGCGTGTGGGGCGCTGAGATTTGTCTCGGCGCCCCCGGCGCTGTCTAAAACAGGCTCATTATCCATCAGAACCAGGGCCGCAGATAATCGGCCCTGTATCAAGGAGGCATGCTTTGCCAAGGCGAGCAAAGGTTGATCGGCGTGTTGTCATTGCGGATGCGAAGTACAACAACAAGAATCTGACCCGTTTTATTGGGAAGTTGATGTTGGATGGCAAGCGTAGTCTGGCGGAGCGCATCATGTACGATACGCTCGATCTGATTGAGCAGCGCCAGAAGCGTAACCCCATTGATGTGTTTGAGCAGGCGCTGCGGAATGCAACGCCAACATTGGAAGTGAAGCCCCGGCGTGTTGGTGGCTCGACCTATCAGGTGCCGGTGGAGATTCGCGGCGAGCGCCGCAACGCGCTGGCAATGCGCTGGCTGATCCGCTACGCGCGTGAGCGCAAGGGCCGGGCGATGGCGGAGCGGCTGGCCGGGGAACTGATGGATGCCGCCGCAGGCCAGGGCGCAACGATTAAGCGTCGTGAAGAAGTGCATAAGATGGCCGAGTCGAACAAGGCATTTGCCCATTATCGCTGGTAGGAGGGATGATCCCAGGGTCTCAGGGTCTCAGGAGCATTACTGGTAAGAACATTATGGCGAGAGAATACCCGCTCGAAAAAACGCGCAATATTGGCATCATCGCACATATTGATGCAGGTAAAACCACCACCACCGAGCGCATCCTTTTTTATACAAAGCGCATCCACCGGATGGGCGAAGTACACGAAGGCGCGGCGACGATGGATTGGATGGTTCAGGAACAGGAACGCGGCATCACCATTACGGCGGCGGCGACGACCTGTTTCTGGATGGATCATCGAATTAATATCATTGACACCCCTGGACACGTGGACTTCACGGTTGAGGTTGAACGGTCCTTGCGCGTGCTTGATGGCGGTGTCGTCGTCTTTGACGCGGTGGCCGGAGTCGAGCCGCAATCCGAGACGGTCTGGCGCCAGGCAGATAAATATCATGTGCCGCGCATCTGTTTCGTGAATAAGATGGATCGCATCGGCGCTGATTTCTGGCGCACTGTGGATATGATTCGTGACCGGCTGGGCGCG from Ktedonobacterales bacterium harbors:
- the rpsG gene encoding 30S ribosomal protein S7; this translates as MPRRAKVDRRVVIADAKYNNKNLTRFIGKLMLDGKRSLAERIMYDTLDLIEQRQKRNPIDVFEQALRNATPTLEVKPRRVGGSTYQVPVEIRGERRNALAMRWLIRYARERKGRAMAERLAGELMDAAAGQGATIKRREEVHKMAESNKAFAHYRW